One genomic region from Phragmites australis chromosome 1, lpPhrAust1.1, whole genome shotgun sequence encodes:
- the LOC133921455 gene encoding protein RETARDED ROOT GROWTH, mitochondrial-like isoform X2, with translation MGRLRACCSLRRLLVTPPPQAPPPGHPLARGPHGSPFSRLFSSVSAAAVVAPHDARDSGFGGSAYWAWIRAAAEAAPAPAPPQEDEDEGLARYIPVKAYFLSTSIDLKSMQADHGSDIVPPSTRSLNYIALRYSEFPAEIMDIGVKDNRFCYRYVVVFQYGSAVLFNIADHEAEYYLDIIRKHASGWLPEMRKDDYAVVEKPSLTTWMKGGLDYIVLKSLDTDGIRIISSVLGQSIALDHYIRQVDDMVEEFTEINRVMEKTGNFTMKRKKLFQLVGKANSNLADVIIRLGLFDRSEIAWKNANYAQILEYLREEYELNQRFGSLDFKLKFVEHNIHFLQEVLQNRRSDLLEWGVIILLTIEIAISLYEIVKDSNMIS, from the exons ATGGGGCGGCTGCGCGCGTGCTGCagtctccgccgcctcctcgtgaCGCCGCCTCCACAAGCACCACCACCGGGTCACCCTCTGGCGCGGGGCCCCCACGGCTCGCCCTTCTCGAGGCTCTTCTCTTCGGTATCGGCGGCCGCGGTCGTCGCGCCCCACGACGCCCGCGACTCGGGTTTCGGTGGCTCGGCGTACTGGGCCTGGATTcgcgcggcggccgaggcggccccggcgcccgcgccgccgcaggaggacgaggacgagggcCTTGCGCGCTACATCCCCGTCAAGGCGTACTTCCTCTCTACCAG CATTGATCTGAAGAGCATGCAGGCGGATCACGGGAGTGATATCGTACCTCCGTCGACCCGTTCGCTCAACTACATTGCGCTCCGGTACTCCGAGTTCCCGGCTGAGATTATG GACATTGGAGTCAAGGACAACAGATTTTGCTATCGCTATGTGGTCGTGTTCCAATATGGTTCTGCAGTGCTTTTCAATATTGCTGATCATGAAGCTGAATACTATCTTGATATAATTAGGAAACATGCTTCAGGTTGGCTTCCGGAGATGAGAAAAGATG ATTATGCAGTGGTTGAGAAACCATCCCTGACAACATGGATGAAAGGAGGTCTTGATTATATAGTTCTTAAAAGTTTAGACACTGATGGGATTCGCATAATTTCTAGTGTTCTTGGTCAAAGTATCGCCCTTGATCATTATATTCGGCAG GTTGATGATATGGTTGAGGAATTCACTGAAATTAATCGTGTCATGGAGAAGACCGGGAACTTCACCATGAAAAGAAAGAAGCTTTTTCAACTTGTGGGCAAGGCTAATTCTAATCTTGCAGATGTTATCATCAGACTTGGTCTTTTTGATAG ATCAGAGATTGCTTGGAAAAATGCAAATTATGCACAAATTCTGGAGTATCTTCGGGAGGAATATGAACTGAATCAGCGCTTTGGAAGCCTTGACTTCAAACTGAAATTTGTGGAG CACAACATTCATTTTCTTCAAGAAGTCCTCCAAAATAGACGGTCAGATTTGCTGGAGTGGGGTGTCATAATACTACTGACTATCGAGATTGCCATCTCATTATACGAAATTGTCAAGGACTCCAACATGATCTCCTGA
- the LOC133889752 gene encoding early nodulin-like protein 16, which translates to MRHSQFAPFALRELTGTNLKQRVGVNSDHAFGVYAPPKFTQDAFARNAPAMFRLHTSLQCDCTSRQQSGNRAASISQAHVCIVSNRRTQSSKEKRSTSIPFHKYRSHFTNSTPPPPLPDLHIGLHEMAHAPRLLLVMLLLFAVSPAPSLAAKFVVGDREHWAPNVNYTAWADQHQFHVGDWLDFEYEKDRYDVVQVNETAYAACDDGGAILRYSRGRNFAFHLNRTGRFYFICSRGYCWGGMKVSVLVQPPASLPPAVAPSHASRVRAAATVWGAALAASLGAAVLGSLPFPM; encoded by the exons ATGCGCCACAGCCAATTCGCGCCATTCGCGCTTAGGGAGTTGACTGGAACAAATTTGAAGCAGAGGGTCGGGGTCAATTCCGATCACGCATTCGGCGTGTACGCACCCCCAAAGTTCACGCAAGACGCATTTGCGAGAAACGCTCCAGCTATGTTCCGGCTGCATACGTCGCTGCAATGTGACTGTACTTCCAGGCAACAGTCTGGCAATCGAGCAGCTTCAATTTCACAGGCACATGTTTGCATTGTATCGAACAGACGAACACAGTCttcaaaagagaaaaggagcACATCAATCCCTTTCCATAAATACCGTTCCCACTTCACGAATtccaccccgccgccgcctctccccgATCTCCATATCGGCCTCCACGAAATGGCACATGCGCCGCGGCTCCTCCTCGTGATGCTCCTCCTCTTCGCGGTATCGCCGGCGCCCTCCCTCGCAGCAAAGTTCGTCGTCGGCGACAGGGAGCACTGGGCCCCCAACGTCAACTACACCGCCTGGGCCGACCAGCACCAGTTCCACGTCGGCGACTGGCTCG ACTTCGAGTACGAGAAGGACAGGTACGACGTGGTCCAGGTGAACGAGACGGCGTACGCGGCGtgcgacgacggcggcgccaTCCTCAGGTACAGCCGCGGCCGCAACTTCGCGTTCCACCTCAACCGCACGGGCCGGTTCTACTTCATCTGCAGCCGCGGCTACTGCTGGGGCGGCATGAAGGTGTCCGTGCTCGTCCAGCCACCCGCGTCGCTGCCACCGGCCGTGGCGCCGTCCCACGCGTCACGCGTCCGTGCCGCGGCCACGGTGTGGGGGGCAGCTCTCGCTGCCtcgctgggcgcggcggtgctgGGGTCGTTGCCGTTTCCGATGTGA
- the LOC133921470 gene encoding chorismate mutase 1, chloroplastic-like, whose amino-acid sequence MEFKVVTKAAAASPAPRGGPSRGARGGSRVGFGSAASRTQALRAANNSVTPVTKEERIDRSEILTLDGIRHSLIRQEDSIIFSLLERAQFCYNGDTYDSNAFHMDGFEGSLVEYMVRETEKLHAQVGRYKSPDEHPFFPEYLTEPLLPPIQYPMVLHSIADSININKEIWKMYFDELLPRLVKEGSDGNSGSSALCDTICLQALSKRIHYGKFVAEVKFQESPEAYMPAIIAQDRDQLMHLLTYETVERTIEHRVEAKAEVFGQEVNIGAEDNGAPPSYKIRPSLVAELYSYRIMPLTKKVEVAYLLRRLD is encoded by the exons ATGGAGTTCAAGGTGGTCACCAaggccgcggcggcgtcgcCCGCGCCCCGGGGAGGTCCATCCCGTGGGGCGCGGGGCGGCAGCCGCGTCGGCTTTGGCTCGGCGGCGTCCAGGACTCAGGCGCTGCGCGCGGCCAACAACTCCGTGACCCCCGTGACCAA GGAAGAGAGGATAGATCGAAGTGAAATATTGACCTTGGACGGCATTAGACACTCTTTGATTAGACAAGAAGACAGCATCATATTCAGCCTCTTGGAGAGAGCCCAGTTTTGTTACAATGGTGATACGTATGATAGCAATGCTTTCCACATGGATGGTTTCGAAGGCTCTTTGGTTGAATATATGGTTAGAGAAACTGAAAAGCTCCATGCACAG GTTGGGAGATACAAGAGCCCAGATGAGCACCCTTTCTTTCCAGAATATCTGACTGAGCCACTGTTGCCACCTATCCAGTACCCAATG GTTTTGCATTCTATTGCTGATTCTATTAATATCAACAAAGAGATTTGGAAAATGTATTTTGATGAACTTCTTCCAAGATTGGTGAAAGAAGGAAGTGATGGTAATTCTGGATCCAGTGCTCTTTGTGACACAATCTGCTTGCAG GCGCTCTCTAAAAGAATCCACTATGGGAAGTTTGTGGCAGAGGTCAAGTTTCAAGAGTCTCCTGAAGCTTACATGCCTGCAATAATAGCCCAG GACCGTGATCAACTAATGCACCTCCTGACGTATGAAACAGTGGAGCGTACCATCGAACATAGGGTAGAAGCTAAGGCCGAGGTCTTTGGGCAAGAGGTGAATATAGGTGCCGAGGACAATGGCGCCCCACCGAGCTACAAGATCAGACCCAGCTTGGTCGCCGAACTGTATAGCTACAGAATCATGCCACTAACCAAAAAGGTTGAAGTAGCATACTTGCTTAGGAGGTTGGATTGA
- the LOC133921496 gene encoding clp protease adapter protein ClpF, chloroplastic-like isoform X3 gives MQGISICGSVASPRGANYRTACVARNGLKLPCEINAVIHGVYSWHWRMHKLHMKTNDGRMNATIRTNARWLFGGDGRSSDARLERSEAANEDILVFYFQMDLQTQIQYALNIEQFDIAKQLREKLTEIETKIIRQREAKRGSSKTEAQDKALNLLRVRADLQKAIDSEKYALAAGLRDEIAKLEAESLAISAKALAYQNVKYAFRLGQKVHHKVHGYRGVICGMDPGCCESKSWMETANVEKLSKGPNQPFYQSQKKIFQQLKNQREEGLITPTSNFYFMVRIQPGTSSLSSSSVRSMTNHVMKLLGMKMTMMTQIAEGHVPSCS, from the exons ATGCAAGGCATCTCTATATGTGGTTCAGTTGCCTCACCCCGTGGAGCAAACTACAGAACAGCTTGTGTTGCAAGGAATGGTCTGAAGCTGCCTTGTGAGATAAATGCAGTAATCCATGGAGTGTACTCATGGCATTGGCGCATGCATAAACTGCACATGAAGACCAATGACGGAAGAATGAATGCTACAATAAGAACTAATGCTAGATGGTTGTTTGGAGGAGACGGGCGTAGCAGTGATGCAAGGCTGGAGCGCAGTGAGGCTGCTAATGAAGATATCTTGGTCTTCTACTTCCAGATGGATTTACAGACCCAGATACAA TATGCATTGAATATAGAACAATTTGATATAGCAAAACAATTGAGGGAAAAACTCACCGAG AttgaaacaaaaataattagGCAACGTGAAGCTAAAAGAGGTTCATCAAAGACTGAAGCTCAGGACAAAGCTCTAAACCTTTTGCGTGTACG TGCAGACTTGCAGAAAGCTATTGACAGTGAAAAATATGCTTTGGCAGCTGGTCTGCGTGATGAAATCGCCAAACTTGAG GCTGAGTCTCTTGCAATATCTGCTAAAGCTCTTGCTTATCAAAATGTGAAATATGCGTTTCGACTAGGGCAGAAAGTACATCACAAGGTACATG GATATAGAGGTGTGATATGTGGCATGGATCCTGGGTGCTGTGAATCCAAGTCATGGATGGAGACAGCAAATGTGGAGAAGCTGTCTAAAGGTCCAAATCAACCTTTTTATCAG TCGCAGAAGAAAATCTTTCAGCAGCTGAAGAATCAAAGAGA GGAAGGTTTGATCACCCCTACATCGAATTTCTATTTTATGGTGAGGATACAGCCGGGGACTTCATCCCTATCAAGCAGCTCCGTGAGAAGTATGACCAACCACGTTATGAAGCTTCTGGGGATGAAAATGACGATGATGACACAAATAGCTGAAGGGCACG TGCCTTCATGCAGCTAG
- the LOC133921496 gene encoding clp protease adapter protein ClpF, chloroplastic-like isoform X2: MQGISICGSVASPRGANYRTACVARNGLKLPCEINAVIHGVYSWHWRMHKLHMKTNDGRMNATIRTNARWLFGGDGRSSDARLERSEAANEDILVFYFQMDLQTQIQYALNIEQFDIAKQLREKLTEIETKIIRQREAKRGSSKTEAQDKALNLLRVRADLQKAIDSEKYALAAGLRDEIAKLEAESLAISAKALAYQNVKYAFRLGQKVHHKVHGYRGVICGMDPGCCESKSWMETANVEKLSKGPNQPFYQVLVDVYVDPELLVAYVAEENLSAAEESKRGRFDHPYIEFLFYGEDTAGDFIPIKQLREKYDQPRYEASGDENDDDDTNS; the protein is encoded by the exons ATGCAAGGCATCTCTATATGTGGTTCAGTTGCCTCACCCCGTGGAGCAAACTACAGAACAGCTTGTGTTGCAAGGAATGGTCTGAAGCTGCCTTGTGAGATAAATGCAGTAATCCATGGAGTGTACTCATGGCATTGGCGCATGCATAAACTGCACATGAAGACCAATGACGGAAGAATGAATGCTACAATAAGAACTAATGCTAGATGGTTGTTTGGAGGAGACGGGCGTAGCAGTGATGCAAGGCTGGAGCGCAGTGAGGCTGCTAATGAAGATATCTTGGTCTTCTACTTCCAGATGGATTTACAGACCCAGATACAA TATGCATTGAATATAGAACAATTTGATATAGCAAAACAATTGAGGGAAAAACTCACCGAG AttgaaacaaaaataattagGCAACGTGAAGCTAAAAGAGGTTCATCAAAGACTGAAGCTCAGGACAAAGCTCTAAACCTTTTGCGTGTACG TGCAGACTTGCAGAAAGCTATTGACAGTGAAAAATATGCTTTGGCAGCTGGTCTGCGTGATGAAATCGCCAAACTTGAG GCTGAGTCTCTTGCAATATCTGCTAAAGCTCTTGCTTATCAAAATGTGAAATATGCGTTTCGACTAGGGCAGAAAGTACATCACAAGGTACATG GATATAGAGGTGTGATATGTGGCATGGATCCTGGGTGCTGTGAATCCAAGTCATGGATGGAGACAGCAAATGTGGAGAAGCTGTCTAAAGGTCCAAATCAACCTTTTTATCAG GTCCTGGTTGATGTATATGTTGATCCAGAACTACTTGTTGCATACG TCGCAGAAGAAAATCTTTCAGCAGCTGAAGAATCAAAGAGA GGAAGGTTTGATCACCCCTACATCGAATTTCTATTTTATGGTGAGGATACAGCCGGGGACTTCATCCCTATCAAGCAGCTCCGTGAGAAGTATGACCAACCACGTTATGAAGCTTCTGGGGATGAAAATGACGATGATGACACAAATAGCTGA
- the LOC133921496 gene encoding clp protease adapter protein ClpF, chloroplastic-like isoform X1, producing the protein MQGISICGSVASPRGANYRTACVARNGLKLPCEINAVIHGVYSWHWRMHKLHMKTNDGRMNATIRTNARWLFGGDGRSSDARLERSEAANEDILVFYFQMDLQTQIQYALNIEQFDIAKQLREKLTEIETKIIRQREAKRGSSKTEAQDKALNLLRVRADLQKAIDSEKYALAAGLRDEIAKLEAESLAISAKALAYQNVKYAFRLGQKVHHKVHGYRGVICGMDPGCCESKSWMETANVEKLSKGPNQPFYQVLVDVYVDPELLVAYGCRLFLAEENLSAAEESKRGRFDHPYIEFLFYGEDTAGDFIPIKQLREKYDQPRYEASGDENDDDDTNS; encoded by the exons ATGCAAGGCATCTCTATATGTGGTTCAGTTGCCTCACCCCGTGGAGCAAACTACAGAACAGCTTGTGTTGCAAGGAATGGTCTGAAGCTGCCTTGTGAGATAAATGCAGTAATCCATGGAGTGTACTCATGGCATTGGCGCATGCATAAACTGCACATGAAGACCAATGACGGAAGAATGAATGCTACAATAAGAACTAATGCTAGATGGTTGTTTGGAGGAGACGGGCGTAGCAGTGATGCAAGGCTGGAGCGCAGTGAGGCTGCTAATGAAGATATCTTGGTCTTCTACTTCCAGATGGATTTACAGACCCAGATACAA TATGCATTGAATATAGAACAATTTGATATAGCAAAACAATTGAGGGAAAAACTCACCGAG AttgaaacaaaaataattagGCAACGTGAAGCTAAAAGAGGTTCATCAAAGACTGAAGCTCAGGACAAAGCTCTAAACCTTTTGCGTGTACG TGCAGACTTGCAGAAAGCTATTGACAGTGAAAAATATGCTTTGGCAGCTGGTCTGCGTGATGAAATCGCCAAACTTGAG GCTGAGTCTCTTGCAATATCTGCTAAAGCTCTTGCTTATCAAAATGTGAAATATGCGTTTCGACTAGGGCAGAAAGTACATCACAAGGTACATG GATATAGAGGTGTGATATGTGGCATGGATCCTGGGTGCTGTGAATCCAAGTCATGGATGGAGACAGCAAATGTGGAGAAGCTGTCTAAAGGTCCAAATCAACCTTTTTATCAG GTCCTGGTTGATGTATATGTTGATCCAGAACTACTTGTTGCATACG GATGCAGGCTATTCC TCGCAGAAGAAAATCTTTCAGCAGCTGAAGAATCAAAGAGA GGAAGGTTTGATCACCCCTACATCGAATTTCTATTTTATGGTGAGGATACAGCCGGGGACTTCATCCCTATCAAGCAGCTCCGTGAGAAGTATGACCAACCACGTTATGAAGCTTCTGGGGATGAAAATGACGATGATGACACAAATAGCTGA